The following are from one region of the Acanthopagrus latus isolate v.2019 chromosome 2, fAcaLat1.1, whole genome shotgun sequence genome:
- the ptx3a gene encoding pentraxin-related protein PTX3: MFWWRLPRAVCMLSACVCLVLAYGEDDFEVNYADPYYNEITEGDAPEPTPSSAPCSSSDLTKWDKIFSMLENSQMRENMLLQYADDIIKVEMGSLRGEMLRFVAQYGGSCGVAVETAGRRMALQLEGRLRETLERLKSKDLTSSAAAAAAGNSVGNSNHLEAMLQQLLSIARAQASRLAKLETGCFSSPGAGTSPKTGSDSRIPVNQEQEVTSREHALDGVLAALQQTRVGLEEVLRSSRQRYLPAGCEMALLFPMRSRRIYTSVIPDVPLSLSSFTVCMWVKPTIVSNKTVLVSYGNRRNPYEIQLLLGQTSALLTIGGEAHLVEARGVVNPGVTSEWIHLCGAWSSERGLASLWAGGKKVAATPGVAEGHVLPDGGSLQLGQERNGCCPLSPSESRVPGFEGGFDTKLAFAGKMSGVNMWDRVLSEEEISQLALQEGQGCGQRGNIVAWGVTEMVPHGGAQFIN; encoded by the exons ATGTTTTGGTGGAGGCTCCCCCGGGCAGTGTGCATGCTGTCGGCATGCGTGTGTCTCGTTCTCGCGTACGGGGAGGATGACTTTGAGGTCAACTACGCTGACCCCTACTACAATGAAATCACAGAGGGAGACGCGCCAGAAC CCACGCCGAGCTCGGCCCCCTGTAGTTCTTCAGACCTGACCAAATGGGACAAGATCTTCTCGATGCTGGAAAACAGTCAGATGAGGGAGAACATGCTGCTTCAGTAcgcagatgacatcatcaaggtgGAGATGGGGTCACTGCGCGGAGAAATGCTCAG GTTCGTGGCCCAGTATGGTGGCTCCTGTGGGGTTGCAGTGGAGACAGCAGGAAGAAGGATGGCCTTGCAGCTGGAGGGCCGCCTCAGAGAAACCCTTGAGCGCCTCAAATCTAAAGATCTgacttcttctgctgctgctgctgctgctgggaatTCTGTCGGGAATTCAAACCACCTAGAGGCGATGCTACAGCAGCTCCTCTCAATAGCAAGAGCACAAGCTTCCCGACTCGCCAAACTGGAGACCGGGTGCTTCAGCAGCCCAGGAGCTGGCACGAGTCCAAAGACAGGATCAGACAGCAGAATACCTGTGAACCAGGAGCAAGAGGTCACGTCACGAGAGCACGCACTAGACGGGGTGCTGGCCGCCCTGCAACAGACGAGGGTCGGCCTGGAGGAGGTGCTGAGGTCATCAAGGCAAAGATACCTACCCGCAG gTTGTGAGATGGCGCTCCTCTTCCCCATGCGTTCCCGTCGTATCTACACCTCTGTCATACCGGAcgtccctctctccctctcctccttcactgtcTGCATGTGGGTGAAGCCGACCATCGTCTCCAACAAAACCGTGCTGGTCTCCTACGGAAATCGCCGCAACCCATACGAGATCCAGCTGCTGCTCGGTCAAACATCAGCGCTCCTCACCATCGGAGGAGAGGCTCACCTGGTGGAGGCACGGGGTGTGGTGAACCCAGGAGTCACATCGGAGTGGATCCACTTGTGTGGGGCTTGGTCATCTGAGAGGGGACTGGCATCCCTGTGGGCAGGTGGGAAAAAGGTGGCCGCCACACCCGGAGTGGCTGAAGGACACGTCCTACCCGACGGAGGCTCACTCCAGCTGGGGCAGGAGAGGAACGgctgctgccctctgtctcCAAGCGAGAGTAGGGTGCCAGGGTTTGAGGGAGGGTTCGATACCAAGCTGGCGTTCGCGGGGAAGATGTCAGGGGTGAATATGTGGGACAGGGTGCTTTCAGAGGAGGAGATTTCCCAGCTGGCTTTGCAGGAGGGCCAGGGCTGCGGGCAGAGGGGAAACATAGTGGCGTGGGGAGTGACGGAGATGGTGCCACATGGAGGCGCTCAGTTCATCAACTAA